The Mya arenaria isolate MELC-2E11 chromosome 16, ASM2691426v1 genome includes a window with the following:
- the LOC128222209 gene encoding uncharacterized protein LOC128222209 isoform X2 — protein MDESIETRHENWLRVVWGLLYVRKGLQGYVDTKGKQQYQTFMNKVRDIRNRTLHDAHYELDGQTADECLVKMIIVLEDPQVLIHDTFAKQAANHIRKIKDKTERYRVS, from the exons ATGGATGAAAGTATCGAGACAAGACACGAGAACTGGCTGAGAGTGGTCTGGGGACTTCTGTACGTGAGAAAAGGACTTCAAGGATACGTAGACACAAAGGGCAAACAACAGTACCAAACGTTCATGAACAAG GTCCGAGATATAAGGAACAGGACCCTTCATGACGCCCACTATGAGCTAGACGGACAGACAGCAGACGAGTGCCTGGTCAAGATGATTATCGTTCTGGAAGACCCACAGGTACTTATACATGACACCTTTGCCAAGCAAGCCGCTAATCACATACGAAAA ATCAAAGACAAAACTGAAAGATACCGGGTATCATGA